Within Thermococcus indicus, the genomic segment AACTCATCTTCATGAAGGAGAACGTTGCTTACAAGGTTTCGTACAAGCTCGTGGGCAATCTCCTCTGGAAGACCCACCTTTTCCACGTGATATACCGCTATGGGGGTAGCACCGCTCTCAAGGTCGTCATGAGCACAATGCACTGGGAGATCAGGGGACTTATAAACAGGTACTTTGAGGCCTTTGGAGACAATCCAGAGATGGTAGAGGAGCTCATTTCAAAGATTGATGATCCGGACTGGGTTCGGGCTCAAGTGAGCTCTCTGGGGGAGCTACTCGGAAACAAGACCAAGGAACTCATAGGGAACAAAACGGACCTCGTGGATAAACTCAAGGGTCTCTTTGGGTCGGATGGTGGATGAGCAACCGGAAAGCCCAAATACTCCCGAGGGTATATGGTTCGGAGGTGTAACCATGGAGCTGAAGCCGTTTTACCAGATCGCCATTCCCCACGATGATATAAAGGAAGGGAAGTTCACCCTTGATACCTTCGCCGCTGACCTCTGGAGCGTGTATCAAGACAGGGGACCTGAGGATTACAGGAACCCTGAGCTCTTCTGGGAGAGAACGTACATAACGAGTGGGTTGAGTGCCCTCCTTGACATAGCAAGGAAAAGACTCCTCGAGGGCGTTGGGGACGCGGTGATACAGCTTCAGACTCCCTTTGGCGGGGGTAAGACTCACTCGCTTATAGCCCTCTATCACAAGGCCAAGAAGTGGGGCGCGAACGTGGTCGTTCTTGATGGGACTGCCTTTGACGCGAGGGAGGTCATCCTCTGGGAGGAGCTTGAGCGCCAGCTCACGGGCAGTGTAAGGCGCCTCAAGGGCAACGTCGCCCCGGGAAAGATAAAGCTATCGGAACTCCTTGAGGAGAAGGCTCCAGTGCTGATTCTCGTTGATGAACTCCTTGAGTACATGGTAAAGGCCGCTGGGGTTACCGTTGGAGAAACCACCCTCGCCGACCAGACACTGGCCTTCATCCACGAGCTCACTGAAGTCGTGAAGTCCACCGACAGGGTTCTTCTCGTCATGACCCTTCCGTCCAGCATTCTTGAGCACTACTCGGAGAAGGCCGAGGAGTACTTCCAGAAGCTCCAGAAGATAGTGGGGCGCTCTCAGAAGGTGTTCACTCCAGTACAGGAGGAGGAAGTCCATGACGTCATCAGAACGAGGCTCTTCAAGAGGATTGATGAGTCCGAGATGGAGGCCGTTGTGAAGCGTGTGGTAGAGTACCTTGAGAAGGAAGGCCTCATCCCTGAGGGCCTCAACGCCTATCAGTACCGCCAGAGGTTCCTCAGGAGTTACCCCTTCCAGCCAGAGGTCATTGACGTTCTCTACCACCGCTGGGGTAGCCTGCCGAAGTTCCAGAGGACGAGGGGCGTGCTGAGGCTCCTCTCCATAGTGGTCCACTCGCTCATCGGAAGGGATGTGTCCTTCATCAGGCTCTCCGACTTCGACTTGAGTGTCAAAACGCTCAGGGACGAGCTCATAGACATCATCGGGGAGAGCAGGTACTACTCGGTTCTTGATGCTGACATTCTCTCGCCCAACTCGGGCGCAAAGCGTGTTGACAGGATGGTCGGCGAATCCTACGAACACTATCGCGTGGGGACGAGGGCGGCAACTGTCATCTTCATGTACTCCTTCTCCGGCGGGGACGTGAGAGGAGCCACCACGAAGGAGATAAAGCTCTCCTGTGCTGACACGAGGTACTCGAGCAGTATAGTGGGGGACGCCATCCTCTACCTCAAAGATAGTCTGCTCTACCTCCACTACCGCGATGGTCGGTACTTCTTCAGCCTTGAGCCAAGCCTCAACAAGCTCGTCGTGGACGAGATGAACAACGTGAGCGAGGAGCAGATAAGGGACGTTGAACACGAACTGCTGAAGGGCCAGCTCAAGGGGCGGTACTTCAAGGTCTACCTGTGGCCGAGTAAGCCGGTGGACGTTCCCGATAGTGACCCAAGCTTGAAACTCGTTGTTCTCCCAGAATACGACAAGGAGAAGGTCCTCCAGATTCTGCAATCTTATGGCGGTAGCGAGAGAGTCCACAAGAACACCCTCATCTTCCTCGTTCCAAGGGAGACTGAGAGGGCCAGTTTCAACAGGCTCGTGAGGAGGTATCTTGCATGGAAAATCATCGACGAGAAGGCAAAGAGGGGCTCCCTGGAGCTCACTTCAGAGCAAAAGAATGACGTGAAGGAGAATTTGAAGCGAGCACGGGAGGACATCGTTCAAAAGATAGCGGAGCTTTACAGGCTGGTTCTCCTGCCCACGCGCGGTGGCTACGAAGAGCTTGACCTCGGCATGAAGCCTGTGGGCATCAAGAAGACCATCGAGGAGCTCATCTATGAGAAGCTCAGGGAAGAGGGTAAGCTCGTCGAGAAGATGGCCCCAGTGGTCATCGAGATGAAGTACCTGGATGGAAAGGAGTACGTTCCAACGAAGGCACTCTACGAGAGCTTCCTCAAGACTCCGGGAATGCCTCTCCTGAAGAGCAAGAGCGTGCTTATAGACGCGATAAGGCAGGGAGTAAGCGAGGGACGCTTCGGATTGGGATACCTCACCGGGGAGGAGGTAACCTGCGAGTACCTTGGTGAAAAGCCCACGGTCACTCTCGACGAGAAGGAGGTCATCGTGAACAGGAAGTACTGTGAGGAGCTGAGGACAAGAGCAAAGGCTGAAGCTGAGGCAGAAGCTGAAGCTCAAGCTATAGCTCAAGAGAAAGCTACAGCTGGGAGCGTAGCTGAAGCTTCCGGGGAAGAGTGGAAGCCTCCCGCAGTCAGAGACAGGCAGGCTGTGCTTGTGCCCCCGGAAACAGAGGGTAGAGAAGAAGTAGTGGTGGGAAGCCAGGTAGAGTCCATTCACCTGCACCTGACACTGGGACCAGGAACTGGAGGGCTGAGGGACATATTGAGGGCGTTGAATCTGCTGAAGATCAAGTTTGAGAGGGTTACCATCGAGATAAAGGCAGAGAGGGGGAACATGAGCCAGACGGAGTATGAGAATCTGCTTGAGACGTTCAGACAGCTCGGGATTGACGTTGAAGAACTTGGGGAGGAATAACATCCCTTCTTTTGTTCCCTTATAAGTAGCTGTGAGGGGTTTGATTCACGAGTCACGATTCACTACCATATCCAACCATCATGATGAGGACCACCTCACCATACCTCCACCTCGTACATCATGAGTCGTGAATCAGCCCCATAGTTGCTATTATTTGACCCCCTGTCGTAAGTTTACCCTCGATTTTGATGATATTACCCTTCATTATTGAGGCGAAAAGTTTTTATATAGTGTGCGCACACATAGTACCGAGGTGAAATCAGATGGGTAGGTATAACCTGTACATACCTGCCTCCACAAAGTACCTTCTCAGAAGGGCTTCAAAGAGACTACACACCAACCAGATGGATCTGGCCCGTAAAATCGCTGAGGGAAAGGTTGATTTTGACGACATATACACCTGGGGTCTTGATTTGAGGGACAGGGAGAGGATAAGGTTCCTCTATGAGACCGAGAAGGAATTCGCCTTCAAGGCTGTTTTTCCCGTGCGTACAGAGAATCCCAATGAAGTGAGAAGTAGCATTCTGGCCGTAAGTGAGATGGTCAGGAGGATTGTAGAGAAGTTTTACCAGAACCATGAAGATCTCTATGAGGCGATAGGGAGTGTCCATACTGCAATTTGGAGAATACAGCACACCGATGGACTCACAGAGTGGGACAGGAAGCACCTTGCAAGGCATGTAGAAGAGATTCAAAAGCTTCTCAGGGGTGATGAACAATGATGCCAAAGCACGCCAGTCTTATCAGCGACGAAGATAGGGCAATCCTCGAAAACAGGGATGCTCTTTCTGGCATGATACGGAAGTACCTGGAGTTCCTCTATGAGAACACGAAGCAAGAGTACTGGTTCGAGGTGAGAATTCTTGGGATGGATGGAAGCGTAAAGCGTAGGTTGTTCAGAATCAAGGACATTGGGAGGGCTACGAGTTACATCATCAGAGAAATGAACTCGGACAGCAGAATAAAGGGCATATACGTCACTATAAATCCTGCCGGAGGTCAGAAAGAGGGCTCTTTTACGAACGATGACATACTCGAAGTGATAAACCTGCCAATTGATGTGGACATCTTCCACAACAGAGTTCCATCGGAGGTTGAGATATCGGCTGTGAAGGGAGCGATAAAGGGGGCTGTCCGGAGGCTGTTTGGGAAGTACAACTTCAGGTACATGATAGTTTTCTCGGGCTTTGGATTCCACGTGTACCTCAAGGTGAACCCTGTGGAAGTTGGGGACAGAAACTGGCAGGCGGCTTTCCGGGAGGTTGGAAGAGAACTCGCAGACGAGTTTGAGAGGGTGCTCAAAGAGAGCATAGACCCAAACTATTCATATCTCGTCGAGGATGCTGTGGATAAGAGCGTGTACAACCCTTCACGCATTATGAGGGTTGCTTGGACTGTGAACAGGCGAAAGATAGGTGGAACAATCTACGAGGCCGTTTCAAAGATAGTTGAGATTTCCGGAGCGGACAGGCTTGAAATTGACGAACTCGTCAAGAAAAAGCTCCGGGAAGGTATTACAACGCGGGAAGAGCTCCACATTGAGAATATGGGTAGCATAAGGCTCAACAGCGAGGAAAAAGACGCCTTGATAGAAGTCCTGAAAAAGTACTACATGCCTGGCAGGAGGCACAACCTCGTTCTCGGATTTGCCGCCTTTGCTTGGCACAAAGGGATTCGAGTGGAGGACACACTCGAAGTTGTGAGAAGAGTGTACGTTGAGACCCGGGATAGTGACCCTTGGGATGATCGGGAGAGGGCAGTTCTGGACACGTACTCGGCGACGCTGAAGAACTACAGGAGCTACCTGGGGAAAGGGACTATCTGGGAACTCAACAGGGCACTCCGCTCATACTACCAGCGGGCAATGACAAAAAAGAAGGAGGAACCAAGTGAGTACTCCGTAACAAGTGCTCAAAGGGTTCTCTCCAATGATTTTGACCTTCTTGAGTGGCTTATCGAGCGTACCTCCGATATAATCAAAGAGGTGGACGAAAAGAGTGGCAAGGTAACGTACAAAGTCTCGTTTGTTGTGGAGACAACAGGAAAGGTGGAGACAATCGTTCTCAAGAACACGGAGCGGACAGAGAAGGAGAAGATGTTCTATGCTCTCAACGAGGACTTTATGGCCCACTTTGGGGTTTACATAGTTGACCCGCTTTCAATCAGGAAGCTCAACAGACAGGAAAGGAGTAAGCTCAATGACATTCTCGCCAAGATAATGCTGGATTACTATGCATTCGTTACAAGAAACGCGAAAGAGATTGTAATAGAGGAGTACGAAGAGGTCAAGAACGTTTTCCTGGATATCATCGAGACCGAGGTCCTTGAGATAGTGAAAATTGACGAGTTGAATTCAATAAGCGGAGACCGTGTCGACGAGATGTTCCGGAAAAGGATAATGATCTACGCTGAAAACGAGAACAGAGTCTATTTTGACCCCCATCTTCTCGAGTATGGGGCTGAGACACGTGGATTCGCCCGAACTCTTGCCAAGTTCCTTCATAGAATAGGGATTATTGACAAGAAAACCTGGAGAGAAGTCAGGCGGAGCAAGTCTTTGAGAAATGGGGGACACGTATACCTCTATTATCTGATTTCAGACAGATTCTTTGACTTCCTTGAGAAAGAGAACGCCATAAAGCCTCCAATAAAGACAATCGATGAGTACTTGGATGAACAGGAGTACGTGGATCTTGATGAGATTGCAGAGGAGAGTGTTGTGGCGTGAACGCCCAGATAACCATTCTGGGACCTCCAGGGACAGGAAAGACCTCTGCTCTCATCAATCTCTACAAGTACTTTATAGGAGACGCTTCCACGGATGTTACAAGCTTCGTGCAACGATACAACCTCAATAAGCTCATCATGAGAAGGGATTACACGAGCGACGAGGTGCTCTTTCTCACCTTTACAACTTCTGCAGTCAGGGTTCTGAAAGAGAGAGGCATTTACAACGCGTACACTCTGCATAGTTATATCACAAGGGTTCTCATGCGGAATAAGCTACTCACGCCGTCGGGATTCATGAAAGAGCCGTTTATTGCCGCAATGATGGAAATGAATTACGGCTATGACTTCAGGGACCGGTTCAGTTCACATCCATCGAACGTTGCCGAGATAAGGTACAACTACTATTTCAACGTCTATTATGACAAAGACAGCGAGGAAATTCTTGAAATCGTGAAACAACGGGAGAAAAGTGCCGTGTACCAGAGAATAAGGGATTATGTGGAATGGAGAGAGAAAAAGGGCATTTTTGACTATGTATCAGTTCTCAGGTACTTCCTCACAACAACTCCCGCTACACTCGCTCCGGAGAAGGAGGGCAGTGAGCCCAGGGTCATGATAATGGACGAAGCTCAGGACTTCAGTCCCCTTCAGTGGGCAGTTGTGAGAAGGTTGAGACGCATCGGCCTCCTCGACTATGTCGTTGCAGCTGGAGACCCGAACCAGTCGATATATTCATTCCAGGGGGCTGATCCTTCCGAGTTTGAGAATTTCATGGCGTCTGGTACGGTTGTTGTATTGAAGAGAAGTTATAGACTGCCCAAGCACGTGTACAACAAGGCGGAGATGCTTACACGCTGGCTCAGGACCCACTTCGAGTATGAGCCACGTGAGGAACTTGGCAAGGCTATCACGGAGTACTTGAAAAGGTCCAATCTACTCAAAATGGACAGGACAACAGGCGATAAAGTGATTCAGATTCTTGAGAGCGTTATGAACGAAAATAAAACCGTTTTCGTCCTTACGAGGACAAACAAGCAGGCAAGAGAGCTCGAAAAGTACATCATTGAGGCGGGATACAGAGTTTCGAGGATAAAGAATGATGACAGTCTCTATGACCTCCTTGAGGAAGTCATCGCCTTCGAGGAGAAAAGGAACGTCGGACTGAGGCTGTTCTTCGCTGTAACATCTCTGAACGAGGAAGGAATTCGGCTTCGGTCCCTGTTCAAGACGCCCACAGAAGCCATAATGAAGGTCGAGGAATGCCTCAGTGGGAGAGAGCACCTC encodes:
- a CDS encoding ATP-binding protein, with amino-acid sequence MELKPFYQIAIPHDDIKEGKFTLDTFAADLWSVYQDRGPEDYRNPELFWERTYITSGLSALLDIARKRLLEGVGDAVIQLQTPFGGGKTHSLIALYHKAKKWGANVVVLDGTAFDAREVILWEELERQLTGSVRRLKGNVAPGKIKLSELLEEKAPVLILVDELLEYMVKAAGVTVGETTLADQTLAFIHELTEVVKSTDRVLLVMTLPSSILEHYSEKAEEYFQKLQKIVGRSQKVFTPVQEEEVHDVIRTRLFKRIDESEMEAVVKRVVEYLEKEGLIPEGLNAYQYRQRFLRSYPFQPEVIDVLYHRWGSLPKFQRTRGVLRLLSIVVHSLIGRDVSFIRLSDFDLSVKTLRDELIDIIGESRYYSVLDADILSPNSGAKRVDRMVGESYEHYRVGTRAATVIFMYSFSGGDVRGATTKEIKLSCADTRYSSSIVGDAILYLKDSLLYLHYRDGRYFFSLEPSLNKLVVDEMNNVSEEQIRDVEHELLKGQLKGRYFKVYLWPSKPVDVPDSDPSLKLVVLPEYDKEKVLQILQSYGGSERVHKNTLIFLVPRETERASFNRLVRRYLAWKIIDEKAKRGSLELTSEQKNDVKENLKRAREDIVQKIAELYRLVLLPTRGGYEELDLGMKPVGIKKTIEELIYEKLREEGKLVEKMAPVVIEMKYLDGKEYVPTKALYESFLKTPGMPLLKSKSVLIDAIRQGVSEGRFGLGYLTGEEVTCEYLGEKPTVTLDEKEVIVNRKYCEELRTRAKAEAEAEAEAQAIAQEKATAGSVAEASGEEWKPPAVRDRQAVLVPPETEGREEVVVGSQVESIHLHLTLGPGTGGLRDILRALNLLKIKFERVTIEIKAERGNMSQTEYENLLETFRQLGIDVEELGEE
- a CDS encoding UvrD-helicase domain-containing protein, whose amino-acid sequence is MNAQITILGPPGTGKTSALINLYKYFIGDASTDVTSFVQRYNLNKLIMRRDYTSDEVLFLTFTTSAVRVLKERGIYNAYTLHSYITRVLMRNKLLTPSGFMKEPFIAAMMEMNYGYDFRDRFSSHPSNVAEIRYNYYFNVYYDKDSEEILEIVKQREKSAVYQRIRDYVEWREKKGIFDYVSVLRYFLTTTPATLAPEKEGSEPRVMIMDEAQDFSPLQWAVVRRLRRIGLLDYVVAAGDPNQSIYSFQGADPSEFENFMASGTVVVLKRSYRLPKHVYNKAEMLTRWLRTHFEYEPREELGKAITEYLKRSNLLKMDRTTGDKVIQILESVMNENKTVFVLTRTNKQARELEKYIIEAGYRVSRIKNDDSLYDLLEEVIAFEEKRNVGLRLFFAVTSLNEEGIRLRSLFKTPTEAIMKVEECLSGREHLNDEESEAGGCSDDVLSLARFIENHYLDVLDHEEKRVLDGLRRRRNGRVIHVDTMHAAKGEEADVVIVIDFVNRKIEKEIQRDENALKEEVRVLYVAMTRAREKLYVLTSKSKRSVLGYVRF